A DNA window from uncultured Methanoregula sp. contains the following coding sequences:
- a CDS encoding UDP-glucose/GDP-mannose dehydrogenase family protein encodes MHLKISIVGGGYVGLVSAVCFAELGYSVVIIEKDPQKVKSINDGIPPIYETGLETYLKSNVKKNLTASASYHEILNTDITIICVGTPDREDGSANLDYISQASESIGDILQDKGTNHLILVKSTVPPGTTQNLVIPITRSASKNNKNLSFGVNPEFLREGRAIEDFFHPDRIVIGCNDRGTENILNTLYSPLKAPIIITSIMEAEMIKYASNAFLATKISFSNEIGNICKKLNLDVNNVMRGVGLDHRISPYFLNAGVGFGGSCFPKDVKSLIKLAECHGEDPILLKSVMRVNALQPIKIIELLEKRTGSLQNKRIAVLGLAFKDNTDDVRESRALVVIQALLKQGSRVTAYDPVAINAAKKIIPDIEYYRSAADALRNADAALIMTEWPEFQYLNSEFDLMKSKIIIEGRRILSYEGIEGICW; translated from the coding sequence GTGCATCTGAAAATCTCCATAGTTGGCGGTGGATATGTAGGTCTTGTGTCTGCAGTATGTTTTGCGGAGCTAGGTTATTCTGTCGTAATTATTGAGAAGGACCCACAAAAAGTTAAATCAATTAATGATGGCATTCCACCAATTTATGAGACCGGGCTTGAAACATATCTTAAATCCAATGTCAAAAAGAACCTTACTGCTTCAGCATCATATCATGAAATCCTCAATACGGATATAACCATTATTTGTGTCGGAACTCCTGATCGGGAAGATGGAAGTGCCAATCTGGACTATATAAGCCAGGCAAGTGAGTCAATCGGGGATATATTGCAGGATAAGGGAACAAACCACCTGATTCTTGTAAAAAGCACTGTCCCTCCGGGAACAACCCAGAATCTGGTTATCCCAATAACCCGGTCTGCCTCAAAAAACAATAAAAATCTGAGTTTTGGCGTCAACCCGGAATTTTTACGGGAGGGCCGGGCGATTGAAGATTTTTTCCATCCGGATCGGATTGTGATTGGCTGTAATGACCGTGGCACGGAAAATATTCTTAATACACTCTATTCTCCCCTCAAAGCTCCAATAATCATAACGTCGATTATGGAAGCTGAAATGATAAAATATGCTTCAAATGCATTTTTAGCAACAAAAATTTCATTTTCAAATGAAATTGGCAACATTTGTAAAAAACTCAACCTGGATGTTAACAATGTCATGCGCGGTGTAGGATTGGACCACAGAATTTCTCCGTACTTTCTCAATGCCGGTGTAGGATTTGGCGGCAGTTGTTTTCCAAAAGACGTTAAAAGCCTCATCAAATTGGCGGAATGCCATGGTGAGGACCCGATTCTTTTAAAGTCGGTTATGCGTGTAAACGCTCTCCAGCCTATAAAAATAATTGAATTGCTCGAAAAACGTACAGGTTCTCTGCAAAACAAACGTATTGCAGTTCTTGGACTTGCTTTCAAAGATAACACCGACGATGTACGTGAATCACGCGCACTCGTTGTAATTCAAGCGCTGCTGAAGCAGGGATCCAGGGTGACTGCATATGATCCAGTTGCAATTAACGCTGCAAAAAAAATAATTCCCGATATTGAGTATTACCGTTCCGCTGCAGATGCGCTCAGGAATGCCGATGCGGCGCTCATCATGACGGAATGGCCGGAATTCCAGTATCTGAACAGTGAGTTTGATTTAATGAAATCCAAAATAATAATTGAGGGCAGAAGAATTCTATCTTATGAGGGTATAGAGGGGATTTGCTGGTGA
- a CDS encoding glycosyltransferase yields MNNTALVSICIPTYNRANMVNRTIESALDQTYPHIEVIVVDDCSTDNTDEIVASFNDPRLKYVKNSRNLGQFQNCNLCLEIAKGKYIHILHSDDYIEPDFTRICVSFLEDHPEVSLTYSSAHFTCGDEKQEITNFPSDMTFNSPDGFRQILMQTLSIITPSVMARRDVYKEIGYFSPEYPYAADYYQWLRISRKYSIAYVRSAWINYRIGNHSESHNYLFRNPTGYLDLIKIYTRTVVELGDARDEFTDELNFAFYQFIRTILSAGLTRSEQISAISPSFFYGIALSTISLVRARSMKEKLIKIKYILMIHFIGFCMSYSVTRQLIRPFLTHPQLGY; encoded by the coding sequence ATGAATAATACTGCACTTGTCTCGATTTGCATACCAACATATAATCGGGCAAATATGGTGAATCGGACTATTGAAAGTGCACTGGATCAGACCTACCCTCATATCGAAGTTATTGTTGTGGATGATTGTTCTACGGATAATACCGATGAAATCGTTGCATCTTTTAATGATCCCCGATTGAAATACGTGAAAAATTCGCGGAATCTGGGTCAGTTTCAGAATTGTAATCTGTGTCTTGAGATTGCAAAGGGAAAATATATCCATATACTTCATTCTGATGATTACATTGAACCCGATTTTACGCGTATTTGTGTATCTTTTCTGGAGGATCATCCCGAGGTCTCCCTCACATACTCGTCAGCCCACTTTACCTGTGGAGATGAAAAACAGGAAATCACCAATTTTCCTTCGGATATGACTTTTAATTCCCCAGATGGCTTCCGACAGATACTGATGCAAACCCTGTCTATAATAACTCCTTCTGTCATGGCCAGGAGAGATGTCTATAAAGAAATTGGATACTTCTCCCCGGAATACCCCTATGCTGCTGATTATTACCAATGGCTCAGGATATCGAGGAAATATTCAATTGCCTATGTAAGATCTGCATGGATCAATTATCGGATCGGAAATCATTCCGAATCTCATAATTATCTTTTCAGGAATCCGACCGGCTATCTGGATCTTATTAAAATATACACAAGGACTGTTGTAGAATTAGGTGATGCTCGTGATGAGTTCACGGATGAACTTAACTTTGCATTTTACCAGTTTATCAGAACAATATTATCTGCAGGTCTTACCCGTTCTGAACAAATATCCGCAATATCACCTTCTTTTTTTTATGGAATTGCATTGAGCACAATATCTCTTGTAAGGGCACGATCGATGAAGGAGAAACTCATAAAAATCAAATATATACTCATGATCCATTTCATTGGATTTTGTATGTCGTATTCAGTCACACGCCAGCTGATCCGGCCGTTTCTGACACACCCGCAACTTGGGTATTGA
- a CDS encoding acyltransferase, whose translation MSLIKFIKESMAFFITYSPDSRFFSELRFWYYKKCLEKTSGRFDIGMGVIIYSPENVHIGNGTILNRFIELRASPNSKIFIGDNCLLASFVMIITANHNFLDKKSLIKNQGHSEKQVIIGNDVWIGAKSIILPGVTIGDGAVIGAGCVVTKDVPPYCVAVGNPARIIKNREQQERNPDYELM comes from the coding sequence ATGTCGTTAATTAAATTCATAAAGGAATCTATGGCCTTTTTCATAACATATTCACCGGATAGCAGGTTTTTTTCCGAATTACGGTTCTGGTATTACAAGAAATGCCTGGAAAAGACGTCCGGCCGGTTTGATATCGGGATGGGTGTGATTATTTACAGTCCCGAAAATGTCCATATCGGGAATGGAACAATATTAAACCGGTTTATTGAACTTAGAGCGTCTCCGAATTCCAAGATTTTTATTGGCGATAATTGCCTGCTTGCTTCCTTTGTTATGATAATAACTGCAAATCACAACTTCCTTGACAAAAAATCTTTAATAAAGAACCAGGGGCACTCGGAAAAACAAGTCATTATCGGCAACGATGTCTGGATTGGTGCAAAGTCAATAATCCTGCCTGGGGTAACGATTGGGGATGGGGCAGTTATTGGTGCCGGGTGCGTGGTAACCAAAGATGTGCCTCCCTATTGTGTTGCGGTTGGCAATCCGGCCCGTATTATTAAAAATCGGGAACAACAGGAACGTAATCCTGATTATGAGCTGATGTGA
- a CDS encoding acyltransferase codes for MPLKYGMGYMTYFRFCVQAIGQLFSDIFEQLLIIAPDQYYIFNFRKKYWRKKLMAGSELKTIGKFSVIKNPSKIFIGRSVINNFTTIDATLGEGIWIGNDVFIGLYVLIVCYDHCFSDSVKPIAEQGYTSGKIVIEDDVWIGSHVVITNNVTIGKGSVIGAGAVVTHDIPPYSVAVGVPAKVIRTRIISSSE; via the coding sequence ATGCCGCTCAAATATGGAATGGGTTATATGACATATTTCCGGTTTTGTGTTCAGGCCATTGGACAATTATTTTCTGATATTTTTGAACAGTTACTGATCATTGCACCGGATCAATACTATATCTTTAATTTCCGAAAAAAATACTGGCGGAAAAAATTAATGGCCGGATCGGAATTGAAGACAATCGGGAAATTCTCGGTTATCAAGAACCCTTCAAAAATATTCATCGGAAGATCGGTCATTAATAATTTTACAACGATAGATGCTACCCTGGGTGAGGGTATCTGGATCGGAAATGATGTATTTATTGGCTTATATGTTCTTATCGTCTGTTATGATCATTGCTTTTCTGATTCAGTTAAACCAATAGCTGAACAAGGGTATACGTCAGGAAAAATTGTCATTGAAGATGATGTGTGGATTGGCTCACATGTCGTTATAACAAATAATGTTACTATTGGTAAGGGAAGTGTTATTGGAGCCGGGGCAGTTGTAACTCATGATATCCCGCCATACTCTGTTGCAGTAGGTGTTCCTGCAAAAGTTATCAGAACAAGGATCATATCATCTTCTGAATAA
- a CDS encoding NAD-dependent epimerase/dehydratase family protein, whose amino-acid sequence MKVLITGGAGFIGSHFATRCLQEGHEVIIIDNLSAGYIENIPRGSEIIHLDISDDHFIEKLNHMEVDAIAHLAAQASGEISYEQPVYDLKTNTMGTLQLLKWAHENDLKKFIYTSSMTVYGDGHEGPLKETDSLAPKSFYSVGKCASEQYITIFNDMGLDTTVLRLFNVYGPGQNMNNMKQGMISIYMAYIAQHQPIVVKGSLERFRDFVYIDDVVEALYLSMISKKATGRTFNVCTGRKTCVSALLDMIINSFGETPGKYPVEVVGPTPRDQFGAYGNNSLINSTLGWNPKTDLETGINLMTEWVQTYYSKK is encoded by the coding sequence ATGAAAGTCTTAATTACAGGTGGAGCAGGATTCATCGGTTCGCATTTTGCAACCAGATGCCTGCAGGAAGGACATGAAGTAATTATTATAGATAACCTTTCCGCCGGTTATATTGAAAATATCCCGAGGGGGTCAGAGATTATTCATCTGGATATTTCTGACGATCATTTCATTGAGAAACTGAATCATATGGAAGTAGATGCTATTGCGCACCTTGCTGCCCAGGCATCCGGAGAAATATCATACGAACAACCGGTGTACGATCTAAAAACCAATACAATGGGCACATTGCAGTTACTGAAATGGGCTCATGAAAATGATCTGAAAAAATTCATCTATACAAGCTCTATGACCGTATACGGGGATGGTCATGAAGGTCCATTGAAAGAGACTGATTCCCTTGCCCCAAAATCGTTTTACAGCGTTGGAAAATGCGCTTCTGAACAATATATTACAATATTCAATGACATGGGTCTGGATACTACGGTTTTACGATTATTCAATGTTTACGGACCCGGGCAAAATATGAATAATATGAAACAGGGAATGATCAGCATTTACATGGCATACATAGCCCAACATCAGCCCATAGTGGTTAAAGGATCACTGGAAAGGTTCCGGGACTTCGTTTATATCGATGATGTAGTCGAAGCATTATACCTCTCTATGATTAGTAAAAAAGCCACAGGCAGGACATTCAACGTATGTACAGGAAGAAAAACCTGTGTATCGGCATTATTGGATATGATTATAAACTCGTTTGGAGAAACACCGGGCAAGTATCCTGTCGAAGTTGTCGGTCCGACACCCCGGGACCAGTTTGGGGCTTATGGAAATAATTCACTCATTAATAGCACCCTTGGCTGGAATCCCAAAACTGATCTCGAAACAGGGATTAACCTGATGACTGAATGGGTGCAGACATATTATTCTAAAAAATAA
- the kdsB gene encoding 3-deoxy-manno-octulosonate cytidylyltransferase, whose translation MKTIGVIPARMGSSRFPGKPLAKICGIPMIEHVYKRSALSNCLDELYIATCDHEIFNAVTQFGGNAIMTDICHERCTDRIAEAIQNVDADIIVNIQGDEPLVYPDMIDAAVEPMIADSSLNCVNLMAPIKNDEDFEDPNEVKVVVDLENNALYFSREPIPSKEKGAKDFVKYKQVCIIPFRRDFLFKYTSLAPTPLEIIESVDMMRVLEHGYRVRMIPTDKDTYSVDTPEDLKFVETVMKNDPLYKQMFKSG comes from the coding sequence ATGAAAACGATTGGTGTAATCCCAGCAAGAATGGGATCCTCCCGATTCCCGGGAAAGCCTCTTGCAAAGATTTGCGGCATCCCGATGATTGAGCATGTATACAAAAGATCAGCATTGAGCAATTGTCTTGATGAGCTCTATATTGCAACATGTGATCATGAAATTTTTAATGCCGTAACTCAATTCGGAGGAAACGCGATCATGACAGATATCTGCCATGAACGATGTACAGATCGGATAGCTGAAGCAATACAAAATGTTGACGCAGACATTATCGTTAATATCCAAGGGGATGAACCACTCGTATATCCGGATATGATTGATGCTGCTGTTGAGCCGATGATTGCCGATTCATCACTCAACTGCGTAAACCTTATGGCCCCGATAAAAAACGATGAAGATTTTGAAGATCCTAATGAAGTAAAAGTTGTTGTTGATTTGGAGAATAATGCACTTTATTTCTCCCGTGAACCGATCCCGTCAAAAGAGAAAGGAGCTAAGGATTTTGTAAAATATAAACAGGTTTGTATCATACCTTTCCGGCGGGATTTTTTATTCAAATATACTTCTCTTGCCCCGACACCACTTGAGATTATCGAGTCTGTCGATATGATGAGAGTGCTGGAACATGGGTATAGGGTCCGGATGATACCTACCGATAAGGATACTTACAGTGTCGATACACCGGAAGACCTGAAATTTGTAGAGACGGTAATGAAAAATGACCCCCTCTATAAACAGATGTTCAAATCGGGATAA
- a CDS encoding aldolase/citrate lyase family protein — protein sequence MTTHNEGKKTLKQRLKDRSFTIGSWITLGHPEIAEIMAAAGFDWLTIDMEHSAITLQQAQHLIQVIELAGCTPLVRVGNNDPNIIKRVMDAGAHGVIVPQVNSQAEAENAVKSVKYPPQGFRGVGLGRAQGYGTDFEKYKTWNSTQSIVIVQIENILAVKEINNILSVPGVDGFIVGPYDLSASLGIPGQFDHPEFLDAMQQIHAAMKNHKGVSAGFHVVPPEPGQLKEKIRQGYSFIAYSLDSLFLAEICRRDLKEILGSSYKPFPFLKELHE from the coding sequence ATGACAACCCATAATGAAGGAAAAAAAACCCTGAAACAGAGACTGAAAGACCGATCATTTACCATTGGTTCGTGGATAACGCTGGGCCATCCAGAAATAGCCGAAATTATGGCTGCTGCCGGCTTCGATTGGCTAACAATCGATATGGAGCATAGTGCAATTACCCTTCAGCAGGCTCAACATCTTATTCAGGTTATTGAACTAGCGGGTTGCACTCCGTTAGTCAGAGTCGGAAATAACGACCCCAACATAATCAAACGCGTGATGGACGCAGGTGCTCATGGAGTTATCGTGCCCCAGGTGAATTCTCAGGCTGAAGCAGAAAATGCTGTAAAATCAGTCAAATATCCCCCTCAGGGATTCCGGGGTGTCGGACTCGGGAGGGCACAAGGGTACGGAACCGATTTTGAAAAATATAAAACGTGGAACAGTACTCAAAGTATCGTTATTGTCCAGATAGAAAATATTCTCGCAGTAAAAGAGATCAATAATATTTTGTCGGTTCCGGGGGTCGACGGGTTTATTGTCGGTCCATATGATCTCTCGGCATCTCTGGGGATTCCAGGACAATTTGATCATCCGGAGTTCCTCGATGCGATGCAACAAATCCACGCCGCAATGAAAAATCATAAAGGCGTTTCTGCCGGATTCCATGTAGTTCCTCCAGAACCAGGTCAGTTGAAAGAAAAGATCCGGCAGGGGTATTCATTTATTGCGTACAGCTTGGATTCACTGTTTCTTGCGGAGATTTGCCGGAGAGATCTGAAAGAAATCCTTGGATCTTCTTACAAACCCTTCCCGTTTCTTAAGGAGTTACACGAATGA
- a CDS encoding NAD(P)-dependent oxidoreductase — MKAFVSGGAGFVGRYLIKELLKKGITPVVYDRIDIDTQKKLFPKSCDIQFIQGDILNQSLLKKSMEGCDFVFHTAAIAEIDIARGNPVKTMEINVLGTVHCLEAARQNGVKRFLYASSVYASGNKGSFYRVSKQAGEALCKTYFEDFGLEFTILRYGSLYGRDPNHWNFMYNVCKELLLTGEFTYPSSPDALREYIHINDAARETIKIALEPDFINKSVLITGHQRLKMKEFFDMIEEILGRKITIHYAESDNHRHYVKTPYAFEVEVPTRINLSTYVDISEGILDCLKEIRNDMESQKYSEIEHDNP, encoded by the coding sequence ATGAAGGCATTTGTATCGGGAGGGGCTGGTTTCGTCGGAAGATATCTGATTAAAGAATTGTTAAAAAAGGGGATAACACCGGTAGTTTATGATCGGATCGATATTGACACGCAAAAAAAATTATTCCCAAAATCGTGTGACATCCAATTTATTCAGGGCGATATACTAAATCAGTCTCTCCTCAAAAAGTCAATGGAGGGATGTGACTTTGTTTTTCATACTGCCGCAATCGCTGAAATTGATATTGCGAGAGGCAATCCTGTTAAGACCATGGAGATTAACGTTCTCGGAACGGTTCATTGTCTCGAAGCTGCCCGGCAGAACGGGGTAAAACGTTTTCTTTACGCTAGTTCCGTATATGCCTCGGGTAACAAGGGGTCATTCTACCGGGTCTCAAAACAAGCGGGCGAAGCATTATGTAAAACTTATTTTGAGGACTTCGGACTTGAATTTACAATTCTTAGATATGGAAGCCTGTATGGACGTGATCCGAATCATTGGAACTTCATGTATAATGTATGCAAAGAACTCTTGCTCACCGGGGAGTTTACTTATCCGAGTTCACCGGATGCACTAAGAGAATACATTCACATCAATGATGCTGCCCGTGAAACAATAAAAATCGCATTGGAGCCGGACTTCATTAATAAATCTGTCCTTATTACCGGACATCAAAGACTAAAGATGAAAGAATTCTTCGATATGATTGAAGAAATTCTCGGAAGAAAAATCACAATACACTATGCTGAATCGGATAATCATCGCCACTATGTGAAAACTCCCTATGCATTCGAGGTTGAAGTCCCCACAAGAATTAACCTTTCAACATATGTTGATATCAGTGAGGGGATTCTTGATTGCTTAAAAGAAATTCGTAATGATATGGAATCACAAAAATATAGTGAGATTGAACATGACAACCCATAA
- a CDS encoding NAD(P)-dependent oxidoreductase, producing MKKRTLAITIRSFDPDGSLRQQLDPFFEILYINSNGIRLGECEVSDAIQNAEAVIAGTEPFSRRTIQSAHKLKFISRVGVGLDTIDLEAAKEHNIRVLIAQLSTVQPVAEHTVALIMSTTKRINEYNAAIRSSDFSVKATSILQGKPVGIVGLGRIGFRVGELLTGFGCCIHFYDPFLNRATSPGWQRENSFEDLISKVDIITLHVPAQKDNMPLFNEESFNHCRDGVIIINTARGSLIDEDALSDALKRGKVASAGLDVFANEPYTGPLLLFPQVIVTPHVASNTIESRKNMEREAVTNLIAAIKEIRS from the coding sequence ATGAAAAAAAGGACGCTAGCAATTACGATTCGATCCTTTGATCCGGATGGATCGTTGAGACAGCAATTAGATCCTTTTTTTGAGATTCTGTATATCAACTCGAACGGAATCAGGCTCGGAGAATGCGAAGTTTCAGATGCAATACAGAATGCCGAAGCGGTAATTGCCGGAACGGAGCCATTTTCTCGCAGAACGATTCAATCTGCCCATAAACTTAAATTTATTTCAAGAGTCGGTGTGGGGCTTGACACGATAGATCTTGAGGCAGCAAAGGAACATAATATTCGTGTTCTCATCGCCCAATTGTCCACGGTTCAACCCGTGGCAGAGCATACAGTTGCACTCATCATGAGTACAACAAAAAGGATAAATGAATATAATGCAGCCATCAGGTCTTCCGATTTTTCAGTAAAAGCTACATCCATCTTACAGGGTAAACCTGTTGGAATCGTGGGTCTAGGGAGAATTGGATTCCGTGTTGGCGAGCTATTGACAGGTTTTGGGTGTTGCATTCATTTCTATGATCCTTTTTTGAACAGGGCTACATCACCGGGTTGGCAACGAGAAAACTCGTTTGAGGATCTGATTTCCAAGGTGGATATAATCACACTCCATGTTCCTGCACAAAAAGATAATATGCCGTTATTCAACGAAGAAAGTTTTAATCATTGTCGTGATGGAGTTATTATTATCAACACGGCACGTGGGTCCCTGATTGATGAGGATGCACTTTCAGATGCCTTGAAAAGGGGAAAGGTTGCCAGCGCCGGTCTTGATGTCTTTGCCAACGAGCCGTATACCGGACCCCTCCTGTTATTTCCCCAAGTGATAGTAACTCCTCATGTAGCATCAAACACTATTGAGTCACGAAAAAATATGGAGAGGGAAGCGGTTACCAATCTTATCGCAGCAATAAAGGAGATCAGATCATGA
- a CDS encoding radical SAM protein: MKDFKVLLVYPNLQMINLLPSNISILSACLKKEGFQVDLFDTTFYQIDPESIDEKRVQFLQLRPFDYSEYGIEYKKTDVLTDFQKKIQIFKPDIIAITIVEDTIPLALKLLESIRDTDIPVIAGGVYVNLSPDESIQYQDIDYICYGEGEEALPELCNRLLKGECVDDIRNIWSKNKGQIIKNPMRPLVDLNKIPYNDFSIFEEKRFFRPMQGKIFRMIPIEIDRGCPYQCTYCAAPFLRSLYKKETGQNYYRIKTNERIISELEHQIQTYKAEYIYFNSETFLALSDEKFQEFAEQYTKRIHLPFWCQTRIETIKENKITLLEKMGCNRLSVGIEHGNEIFRKEVLKKNFTNKQVLEAFEILGRHKIPVTVNNMMGFPGETRELIFDTIHLNRKINIDSTNCFAFTPYKGTYLREVAVREGYLKLEEKIHSIVDSTLNMPQITHDEILGLLRTFPLYIKMPEERFEDIRKAEENSESGNLAFKKLAEEYQKKYW; the protein is encoded by the coding sequence ATGAAAGATTTCAAAGTTCTTCTTGTCTATCCAAATCTCCAGATGATAAATCTCCTACCCAGCAATATCTCAATATTATCTGCCTGTTTAAAAAAGGAAGGGTTCCAAGTTGATCTTTTTGATACTACTTTTTACCAGATAGATCCTGAAAGTATAGATGAAAAACGAGTTCAATTCCTGCAGTTACGTCCCTTTGATTATTCCGAATATGGGATAGAATACAAGAAAACAGATGTACTGACAGATTTTCAGAAAAAAATCCAGATATTTAAACCGGATATTATCGCCATCACAATAGTTGAGGATACGATCCCTCTTGCTTTGAAACTCCTTGAATCTATCCGGGATACTGACATTCCAGTCATTGCAGGAGGTGTTTATGTCAATCTTTCCCCGGATGAATCAATCCAGTACCAAGATATCGATTATATTTGTTATGGGGAGGGGGAAGAAGCACTTCCGGAGCTCTGCAATCGTCTTTTAAAAGGAGAATGTGTTGATGATATCAGAAACATTTGGAGCAAGAATAAAGGACAGATTATTAAAAATCCTATGCGCCCCCTTGTTGATCTGAATAAAATTCCCTATAACGATTTTTCAATTTTCGAAGAAAAACGCTTTTTCCGACCAATGCAGGGCAAAATTTTCCGCATGATCCCCATCGAGATTGATCGTGGATGCCCATATCAGTGCACATATTGCGCAGCTCCGTTTCTTCGCTCATTGTATAAGAAAGAGACAGGTCAAAATTATTACCGGATAAAAACAAATGAGCGGATTATCAGTGAACTTGAACATCAGATACAAACCTACAAGGCTGAATATATTTATTTTAACTCCGAGACATTCCTGGCACTGAGTGATGAAAAATTCCAAGAGTTCGCAGAACAATATACAAAAAGGATTCATCTCCCATTCTGGTGTCAGACGAGAATTGAAACTATCAAAGAGAATAAAATTACCCTGCTCGAAAAGATGGGATGCAACAGGTTATCAGTTGGAATTGAACACGGAAATGAGATATTCCGCAAAGAAGTATTGAAGAAAAATTTCACGAATAAACAAGTGCTCGAAGCTTTTGAAATTCTTGGCAGACACAAGATTCCTGTCACCGTCAATAACATGATGGGATTCCCGGGAGAAACAAGGGAACTGATCTTTGATACAATTCACCTCAACCGTAAGATTAATATTGACAGTACCAATTGTTTTGCATTTACGCCGTATAAAGGAACATATCTCCGTGAAGTTGCTGTCAGGGAAGGATATCTGAAATTGGAGGAAAAAATTCATTCAATTGTTGATTCCACCCTGAACATGCCACAAATTACCCATGATGAGATCCTCGGGTTACTTCGAACATTCCCTTTATACATAAAAATGCCTGAAGAACGGTTTGAGGATATCCGCAAAGCCGAAGAAAATTCAGAATCTGGAAATTTAGCATTTAAAAAATTGGCAGAAGAATATCAGAAGAAATACTGGTAG
- a CDS encoding HAD-IA family hydrolase: MYSSIILDFDGVVVESVAIKTEAFRELFSFSPEHVAEIENFHLQNGGMSRYDKFEYIYRNILNERLTDEKKEELSERFSMLVMQKVIKAPFVYGAEIFIKKYSQKTSLFIVSATPQTELEQILLGKGIISFFKKVYGSPVKKQDHIRNIISQSQNDPSSVLFVGDAINDWRAANECHINFIARDNSETKKMFLNLPNVEKIVSDLHELSEYLGE, from the coding sequence ATGTATAGCTCAATAATTCTTGATTTTGACGGCGTAGTTGTAGAATCCGTGGCGATAAAGACAGAGGCATTTCGAGAATTATTCTCATTCTCTCCGGAACATGTTGCTGAAATCGAAAATTTTCATCTACAAAACGGGGGAATGTCGCGCTATGATAAATTTGAATATATCTATCGGAATATTCTCAATGAACGCCTGACTGATGAAAAAAAAGAAGAATTATCCGAAAGATTCTCGATGCTTGTGATGCAGAAAGTGATTAAAGCACCTTTTGTTTATGGTGCAGAGATCTTTATCAAAAAATATTCCCAAAAAACATCCCTGTTTATTGTTTCAGCAACTCCCCAAACAGAACTTGAGCAGATTCTATTGGGAAAAGGAATCATCTCCTTTTTTAAAAAAGTATACGGTTCTCCGGTAAAAAAGCAGGATCATATCCGGAATATTATTTCCCAATCCCAGAATGATCCATCGTCTGTTCTTTTTGTTGGTGATGCGATCAATGACTGGCGTGCTGCAAACGAATGCCATATTAATTTTATTGCAAGGGATAATTCCGAAACAAAAAAAATGTTTCTTAATTTACCCAATGTTGAAAAAATTGTTTCTGATTTGCATGAGTTAAGCGAGTACCTTGGTGAATAA
- a CDS encoding cyclase family protein, whose product MKIRLSYPITLTSPLYPGTPPTDIRIQKSLDHGDSATTCIFSVSSHSGTHIDAPRHFCKNGFGVSDFLNVENDIHPAYCFEVKKGPGDSITCDDLSPLISHCHDAHALLIRTGWYSYRDSNPAAYIMDHPYVQRDVPAFIRKHLPDLKIFGVDTISISSPAFREEGHICHRSFLCDNPPILILEDLDLSNPVLMQRSFMLSLYPWLVEKTDGVPVMVFAEGFESR is encoded by the coding sequence ATGAAGATCCGCCTGTCATATCCGATTACCTTGACCTCTCCCTTGTATCCAGGAACGCCACCTACCGATATCAGGATCCAAAAATCCCTTGACCATGGGGATAGTGCAACAACCTGTATTTTTTCCGTTTCGAGCCATTCGGGTACGCATATCGATGCTCCCAGACACTTTTGTAAAAACGGATTTGGCGTATCGGATTTTTTAAATGTGGAAAATGATATTCATCCTGCCTATTGCTTCGAAGTAAAAAAAGGTCCGGGGGACTCGATAACATGTGATGATCTGTCCCCATTAATTTCCCATTGTCATGATGCCCATGCTCTCCTCATCCGGACCGGCTGGTACTCATATAGAGATTCAAATCCTGCAGCGTATATCATGGATCATCCGTATGTGCAACGTGATGTTCCTGCATTTATCCGGAAACATCTCCCCGATTTGAAGATTTTTGGAGTTGATACAATCTCGATTTCCAGCCCTGCGTTTCGTGAAGAAGGGCATATATGCCATCGGTCTTTTCTCTGTGACAATCCCCCGATTCTAATTCTCGAAGATTTGGATTTGTCAAATCCTGTACTTATGCAACGGAGTTTCATGCTCTCGCTGTATCCCTGGCTGGTTGAAAAAACTGATGGAGTGCCGGTTATGGTATTTGCAGAGGGATTTGAATCCAGGTGA